In a single window of the Mugil cephalus isolate CIBA_MC_2020 chromosome 6, CIBA_Mcephalus_1.1, whole genome shotgun sequence genome:
- the si:ch73-60h1.1 gene encoding calcium/calmodulin-dependent protein kinase type IV has translation MPTSRPGSEPVEFWVDGSRRDGTVEEFYTLSAELGRGATSIVYRCEEKQTQKPFAVKVLKKTIDKKIVRTEIGVLLRLSHPNIIQLKEIFETDTDIALVLELVTGGELFDRIVERGYYSERDAAHVIKQILEAVAYLHENGVVHRDLKPENLLYADLSLDAPLKIADFGLSKIVDDQVTMKTVCGTPGYCAPEILRGNAYGPEVDMWSVGVILYILLCGFEPFFDPRGDQYMYSRILNCDYEFVSPWWDEVSLNAKDLVSKLIVLDPHKRLSVREALQHPWVLGKAARFSHMDTTQRKLQEFNARRKLKAAMKAVVATSRMHEGSRRRTDSCEIPGSGTSRQSSMQQDPPPESTGPAPTDTKAPPPDQQMPQEAETKPAVQSALSPSPPSSPKLPICDVTAKGPAPTRPPLRADGLRQMSVIPKTMLVQPRLPQKSCSVIEPTTKDEATPPLGTPPNPNNLSNGFTSGAEPSTWRLEIRQKAKTRARPWSCCCGKKNNI, from the exons ATGCCGACGTCCCGGCCTGGTTCGGAGCCGGTGGAGTTCTGGGTGGACGGGTCGAGACGGGACGGGACGGTGGAGGAGTTCTACACGCTGAGCGCCGAGCTGGGCAG AGGAGCCACGTCCATCGTTTACCGCTGTGAGGAGAAACAGACCCAGAAACCGTTCGCCGTCAAAGTCCTGAAGAAAACG ATCGACAAGAAAATAGTTCGTACGGAAATCGGCGTCCTGCTGCGTCTGTCCCACCCGAACATC ATCCAGCTGAAGGAAATCTTCGAGACGGACACGGACATCGCGCTGGTCCTGGAGCTGGTGACCGGAGGAGAACTGTTTGACCG GATCGTGGAGCGAGGTTACTACAGCGAGAGGGACGCGGCCCACGTCATCAAGCAGATCCTGGAGGCCGTGGCG TATCTGCATGAGAACGGCGTCGTTCATCGTGACCTGAAACCAGAGAACCTGCTGTACGCCGACCTGTCGCTGGACGCCCCCCTGAAGATAG ctgactTTGGTCTTTCTAAGATCGTTGATGACCAGGTCACTATGAAGACCGTCTGTGGTACTCCCGGATACTGCG ctccagaGATCCTGAGGGGAAACGCCTACGGGCCTGAAGTGGACATGTGGTCAGTGGGCGTCATCCTCTACATCCT ACTCTGTGGGTTCGAACCATTCTTCGACCCGAGGGGGGATCAGTACATGTACAGTCGCATCCTCAACTGCGACTACGAGTTTGTGTCTCCGTGGTGGGACGAGGTCTCCCTCAACGCCAAGGACCTG GTCAGTAAGCTGATCGTCCTCGACCCTCATAAGCGCCTGAGTGTCCGGGAGGCCCTGCAGCACCCCTGGGTTCTGGGTAAGGCGGCCCGGTTCTCCCACATGGACACCACCCAGAGGAAACTGCAAGAGTTCAACGCCCGGCGCAAACTTAAG GCTGCCATGAAGGCCGTCGTGGCCACCAGTCGGATGCACGAGGGCTCACGGCGTCGCACCGACAGCTGTGAGATTCCAGGTTCAGGGACTTCACGGCAGAGCAGCATGCAACAGGACCCGCCTCCCGAATCtacaggccccgcccccacaGACACGAAGGCTCCACCCCCGGACCAGCAGATGCCACAGGAAGCTGAAACCAAGCCCGCCGTCCAAAGTGCCCtcagcccctcccctccatccagCCCCAAACTGCCcatctgtgatgtcacagccaaaGGCCCCGCCCCCACCAGACCTCCGTTGCGTGCCGATGGGCTGCGACAGATGTCCGTTATTCCCAAAACCATGCTGGTCCAACCCCGGCTGCCTCAGAAGAGCTGCTCCGTCATAGAGCCCACCACCAAGGACGAGGCCACGCCCCCGCTAGGCACGCCCCCGAATCCGAACAACCTCAGCAACGGCTTCACGTCAGGGGCGGAGCCTAGCA CGTGGAGGCTGGAGATTCGTCAAAAAGCAAAGACTAGAGCACGACCCTGGTCCTGCTGCTGTggtaagaaaaacaacatttaa
- the LOC125009769 gene encoding protein lyl-1-like encodes MMKPRETQCQRNLGDGSRFFTNSRERWRQLNVNGAFADLRRLLPTHPPDRRLSKNQILRLALRYISFLDRLVEEQQEQEEEQEVRAAPRGRSGSLEEEEEEEEEEEEE; translated from the exons ATGATGAAGCCCAGAGAGACTCAGTGTCAGAGGAACCTCGGTGACG GTTCTCGGTTCTTCACCAACAGTCGTGAGCGTTGGAGGCAGCTGAACGTGAACGGTGCGTTCGCTGACCTGAGGCGCCTCCTCCCCACACACCCCCCCGACAGGAGGCTCAGCAAGAACCAGATCCTGCGCCTGGCGCTCAGGTACATCTCCTTCCTGGACCGGctggtggaggagcagcaggagcaggaggaggagcaggaggtcaGGGCGGCGCCCAGGGGCCGGTCAGggagcctggaggaggaggaggaggaggaggaggaggaggaagaagagtaG
- the fam174c gene encoding protein FAM174C encodes MTFCGFLSAVLVSVCWVFVSVAEDGGSSGSTGSTGSTAAPRPAVTNSSGTNSTHDGGDGNYKNLFKNIGVDGSMIQRALYVLIGITMIGVFYFLIRAVRLKKPSQRKKYGLLSNYDDTVEMEAVESDEDDTLYEARSLRR; translated from the exons atgactttttgcGGATTTCTGTCGGCGGTTCTGGTCTCGGTTTGCTGGGTGTTCGTGTCCGTGGCCGAGGATGGAGGCAGCTCCGGTAGCACCGGCAGCACCGGCAGCACCGCGGCGCCCCGACCCGCCGTGACCAACTCCAGCGGGACGAACTCCACTCACGACGGCGGCGATGGGAACTATAAAAACTTGTTTAAGAACATCGGCGTGGACGGCTCGATGATCCAGAGGGCCCTGTACGTCCTCATCGGCATCACCATGATCGGAGTCTTCTACTTCCTCATTCGCGCTGTGCG GTTGAAGAAACCGTCCCAGAGGAAGAAGTACGGGCTCCTGTCAAACTACGACGACACGGTGGAGATGGAGGCGGTGGAGAGCGATGAGGACGACACTCTGTACGAAGCTCGCAGCCTCCGAAG GTGA